A window of the Streptomyces finlayi genome harbors these coding sequences:
- a CDS encoding ATP-binding protein, with translation MIETVQRFFTARPESVGQARKYAYETLTEWGLSERIDDIRLCVSELATNALVHGTVSDHGFLVRLDIEDDVVRLEVHDSRRRRPEPRQAASTDLSGRGLALVAELSDEWGVCERAPLGKIVWSCFKAAGETTT, from the coding sequence ATGATCGAGACGGTGCAGCGCTTCTTCACAGCCCGCCCCGAATCCGTCGGACAGGCAAGGAAATACGCTTACGAGACCCTGACCGAATGGGGCCTGTCGGAACGGATCGACGACATTCGCCTCTGCGTCTCCGAACTGGCGACCAACGCGCTGGTCCACGGCACTGTCTCGGACCACGGATTCCTGGTCCGCCTCGACATCGAGGACGACGTCGTGCGCCTGGAGGTGCACGACAGCCGCCGCCGACGCCCCGAACCCCGCCAGGCCGCCAGTACCGACCTGTCCGGACGTGGTCTGGCCCTCGTGGCTGAGCTCTCCGACGAGTGGGGAGTGTGCGAGCGCGCACCGCTCGGAAAGATCGTTTGGTCCTGCTTCAAGGCCGCAGGAGAGACGACCACGTGA
- a CDS encoding adenosylhomocysteinase yields METFERAKLDAYFARIAAQFTPDEQTSAFLITHLLAERPAFVRAVAAMTQLTAVLPKPKSVHPAAQRETERTVVVDTLTRELFTDPDTALDYLESRAAGEPVSLLDVGGYFAPTLTDIHSRFTGRLVGVVEDTENGHRRYAALDKLPCPVVSVARSPLKDPEDYLVGQSVVFSTEAVMRGRGDILHGRPALVIGFGKLGSSIARLLHAKGVQVTVFDINPVRRTQALSQGFTVARDRETALTGAGLVLCATGAVSLRGEDFSHLRNGAYVATVTSSEDELDLAGLPDVYTRTVVGDHVTRYQTTGHYFYLANGGNAVNFIHGASVGPFIFLIQAEILAAIRMLTRGDLTPGIHEVPTPDREAIAATWLSYFNR; encoded by the coding sequence GTGGAAACCTTCGAACGCGCCAAGCTGGACGCATACTTCGCCCGGATCGCCGCCCAGTTCACCCCCGACGAGCAGACCTCCGCGTTCCTGATCACCCACCTGCTGGCCGAGCGTCCCGCATTCGTCCGCGCCGTTGCCGCGATGACCCAGCTCACGGCGGTGCTGCCCAAGCCGAAGTCCGTACACCCGGCTGCCCAGCGCGAGACCGAGCGGACCGTCGTCGTCGACACCCTGACCCGGGAACTGTTCACCGACCCGGACACCGCGCTGGACTACCTCGAATCCCGGGCCGCCGGAGAACCCGTCTCCCTCCTCGACGTCGGCGGCTACTTCGCGCCCACCCTCACCGACATCCACAGCCGCTTCACCGGCCGCCTGGTCGGTGTCGTCGAGGACACCGAGAACGGCCACCGCCGCTACGCAGCCCTCGACAAACTGCCCTGCCCCGTCGTCTCGGTGGCCCGCTCCCCGCTCAAGGACCCCGAGGACTACCTCGTCGGCCAGTCCGTCGTGTTCTCCACCGAGGCCGTCATGCGCGGCCGCGGCGACATCCTCCATGGCCGCCCCGCCCTCGTGATCGGCTTCGGTAAGCTCGGCTCCTCCATCGCCCGACTTCTGCACGCCAAGGGCGTCCAGGTCACCGTCTTCGACATCAACCCCGTACGCCGCACCCAGGCCCTGTCCCAGGGCTTCACCGTCGCCCGCGACCGCGAGACCGCGCTCACCGGTGCCGGCCTGGTGCTCTGCGCGACCGGCGCGGTCTCCCTGCGCGGCGAGGACTTCTCCCACCTGCGCAATGGCGCCTACGTCGCCACCGTCACCTCCAGCGAGGACGAGCTCGACCTCGCCGGCCTGCCGGACGTCTACACCCGCACAGTCGTCGGCGACCACGTCACCCGCTACCAGACCACCGGCCATTACTTCTATCTGGCGAACGGCGGCAATGCCGTCAACTTCATCCACGGCGCAAGCGTTGGACCGTTCATCTTCCTGATCCAGGCCGAGATCCTCGCCGCGATCAGGATGCTTACCCGCGGGGACCTCACCCCTGGCATCCACGAGGTCCCCACACCCGACCGCGAGGCCATCGCGGCGACCTGGCTCTCCTACTTCAACAGGTGA
- a CDS encoding NUDIX hydrolase → MPITPNHIRATITAYLDQRPEDKREIAVVQGLLNDGDDLTSRKSLPGHVTAGAILLGRDGRVLHILHNATGKWLLPGGHIEPSDDTLLQAAGRELAEETGIPPYVVTPHSEIPLHIDVHPIDANPAKDEPAHQHFDFRFLFRTTADIGELQTEEVTDAAWHTVESLAEEQLKQRVAQALL, encoded by the coding sequence ATGCCCATCACGCCGAACCACATCCGCGCCACCATCACCGCGTACCTCGACCAGCGCCCCGAGGACAAGCGCGAGATCGCCGTCGTCCAGGGCCTCCTCAACGACGGTGACGACCTCACCAGTCGCAAGTCCCTGCCGGGACACGTCACCGCAGGCGCGATCCTCCTCGGCCGCGACGGCCGCGTCCTGCACATCCTCCACAACGCCACCGGCAAATGGCTATTGCCCGGCGGCCACATCGAGCCCTCCGACGACACGCTCCTGCAGGCCGCCGGCCGTGAACTCGCCGAGGAGACCGGCATCCCGCCCTACGTCGTCACCCCACACAGCGAGATCCCGCTGCACATCGATGTCCACCCCATCGACGCCAACCCCGCCAAGGACGAGCCCGCCCACCAGCACTTCGACTTCCGCTTCCTTTTCCGCACCACCGCTGACATCGGCGAACTGCAGACCGAAGAGGTCACTGACGCCGCATGGCACACAGTGGAAAGCCTCGCCGAAGAGCAGCTGAAGCAACGGGTCGCCCAGGCGCTTCTCTGA
- a CDS encoding SpoIIE family protein phosphatase/ATP-binding protein: protein MSVRSLLPKSPRSVAGQVFILQAAVVVLLVISAILVLALQTRRDLDNEAKNRSVAVAETFAHSPGLIAAMNSPDPSRVLQPITEKTRSAAGVDFIVVMDTKGIRYTHPLPERIGKRFVGTIEPSLAGKVLVENVQGPLGHEVQAVVPVTAPGGKVVGLVSAGLTVRNVSSEINHQLIAILGTGAVGLALATGGTALATRRLRRQTHGLGPAEMTRMYEHHDAVLHAVREGVVIVAGDGTVLLANDEARRLLGLAPDSEGRPVAELEGLDPGTAELLASGREATDEVHATGDRLLVVNQRPTDGPGGPMGTVATIRDSTELRALTGRAEVARERLRLLYDAGVGIGTTLDVRRTAEELAEVAVPAFADFVTVDLPDPVLNGEEPNPTSSEMRRTAVSGIRDDHPLYERGRLIDFLPSTPQARGFGSGHAELVPDLSRAPGWQAQDPERTEEIIGYGIHSLITVPLQARGAVLGVANFWRSETPGPFDDDDLSLAEELVARAALSVDNARRYTREHALAVTLQRSLLPRALPRHSAVEVAHRYLPAQSGVGGDWFDVIPLPGSRVALVVGDVVGHGLHAAATMGRLRTAVHNFSTLDQPPDELLSHLDDLVGRIDQDEAGATGGLEGSAMTGATCLYAVYDPVTRRCCFARAGHPPPAVVRPDGSVEFPDLPAGPPLGLGIMPFETMELDIEEGSRLVFYTDGLIEDRTRDIDVGMELLRQALSRTDRTPEQTCQDVLGALLPGRAKDDVALLVARTRALRPDRVAEWDVPPAPSAVAGMRAAAAAKLREWGLADLEFGTELILSELLTNAIRYGSPPIRVRLLYDQGLTCEVTDGSSTSPHLRYAATTDEGGRGLFLVARTSERWGTRYTAEGKIIWAEQLLPGEGAPPPDLDGEALLDLFPDDELL from the coding sequence GTGTCGGTTCGGTCACTGCTCCCCAAGAGCCCCAGAAGTGTCGCCGGGCAGGTCTTCATCCTCCAGGCGGCAGTCGTCGTCCTGCTCGTCATCAGCGCGATTCTGGTGCTCGCGCTGCAGACCCGGCGCGATCTCGACAACGAGGCCAAGAACCGCTCGGTCGCGGTCGCGGAGACGTTCGCCCATTCACCGGGGCTCATCGCGGCCATGAATTCACCCGATCCCTCCCGGGTGCTCCAGCCGATCACCGAGAAGACCCGCAGCGCGGCGGGCGTGGACTTCATCGTGGTGATGGACACCAAGGGCATCCGCTACACGCATCCGCTGCCGGAGCGGATCGGGAAGCGTTTCGTGGGCACCATCGAACCGTCCCTGGCGGGCAAGGTCCTCGTCGAGAACGTGCAGGGGCCCCTGGGCCACGAGGTGCAGGCGGTGGTGCCGGTGACCGCACCGGGCGGCAAGGTGGTGGGCCTGGTCTCGGCCGGTCTCACGGTCCGCAATGTGAGCAGCGAGATCAACCACCAGCTGATCGCCATCCTGGGCACGGGCGCGGTGGGCCTCGCGTTGGCCACCGGCGGCACCGCGCTGGCCACCAGACGCCTCAGGCGCCAGACCCACGGGCTCGGCCCGGCGGAGATGACCCGCATGTACGAGCACCACGACGCGGTCCTGCATGCCGTGCGGGAAGGCGTCGTCATCGTCGCGGGCGACGGGACGGTGCTGCTCGCCAACGACGAGGCCCGGCGGCTGCTGGGACTGGCCCCCGACTCCGAGGGCCGCCCGGTCGCGGAGCTGGAAGGACTCGATCCCGGCACAGCCGAGCTGCTGGCGTCCGGCCGGGAGGCCACCGACGAGGTCCATGCGACGGGGGACCGGCTGCTGGTGGTGAACCAGCGGCCCACCGACGGCCCCGGGGGCCCGATGGGGACTGTCGCGACCATCCGCGACTCCACGGAGCTGCGGGCGCTCACGGGCCGGGCCGAGGTGGCACGCGAACGGCTGCGGCTGCTGTACGACGCGGGGGTCGGCATCGGTACCACGCTCGACGTCAGACGCACGGCCGAGGAACTGGCCGAGGTCGCGGTGCCCGCCTTCGCCGACTTCGTGACCGTCGACCTGCCCGACCCGGTGCTCAACGGGGAGGAGCCCAACCCCACGAGCTCGGAGATGCGCCGGACCGCCGTCAGCGGCATCCGCGACGACCACCCGCTGTACGAGCGCGGCCGGCTGATCGATTTCCTTCCGTCGACCCCGCAGGCCCGCGGGTTCGGCAGCGGGCACGCCGAGCTGGTGCCGGACCTGTCGCGGGCGCCGGGCTGGCAGGCGCAGGACCCGGAGCGTACGGAAGAGATCATCGGCTACGGCATCCACTCGCTCATCACCGTCCCCCTCCAGGCCCGCGGGGCCGTGCTGGGGGTGGCCAACTTCTGGCGCTCGGAGACGCCCGGGCCCTTCGACGACGACGACCTCTCCCTGGCCGAGGAACTGGTCGCCCGCGCCGCGCTGTCCGTGGACAACGCCCGCCGCTACACCCGTGAGCACGCCCTGGCCGTGACGCTCCAGCGCAGCCTGCTGCCGCGGGCACTACCCCGGCACAGCGCCGTCGAGGTGGCACACCGCTACCTGCCCGCGCAGTCCGGGGTGGGCGGCGACTGGTTCGACGTGATCCCGCTGCCGGGCAGCCGCGTGGCCCTGGTCGTCGGCGACGTCGTCGGCCACGGCCTGCACGCGGCGGCGACGATGGGGCGCCTGCGCACCGCGGTGCACAACTTCTCCACGCTGGACCAGCCGCCCGACGAACTCCTCAGCCACCTCGACGACCTGGTGGGGCGTATCGACCAGGACGAGGCGGGTGCCACAGGCGGGCTGGAGGGCTCGGCGATGACCGGGGCCACCTGCTTGTACGCGGTCTACGACCCGGTCACCCGCCGCTGCTGCTTCGCCCGCGCCGGGCATCCGCCGCCCGCCGTGGTCCGCCCCGACGGGAGCGTCGAGTTCCCCGACCTCCCGGCCGGACCGCCGCTCGGGCTCGGCATCATGCCGTTCGAGACCATGGAACTGGACATCGAGGAGGGCAGCCGGCTCGTCTTCTACACCGACGGGCTGATCGAGGACCGCACCCGGGACATCGACGTCGGCATGGAACTGCTGCGCCAGGCGCTCTCCCGTACCGACCGCACACCGGAGCAGACCTGCCAGGACGTGCTCGGCGCGCTGCTGCCCGGCCGCGCGAAGGACGACGTGGCGCTGCTGGTCGCCCGTACCCGGGCCCTGCGGCCCGACCGGGTCGCGGAATGGGACGTGCCGCCCGCCCCCAGCGCCGTCGCCGGGATGCGGGCCGCGGCTGCCGCGAAGCTCAGGGAATGGGGGCTGGCGGATCTGGAGTTCGGTACGGAACTGATCCTGAGCGAGCTGCTCACCAACGCGATCCGCTACGGCTCCCCGCCGATCAGGGTACGGCTGCTGTACGACCAGGGCCTGACCTGCGAAGTGACCGACGGCAGCAGCACATCGCCCCATCTGCGGTACGCGGCCACGACGGACGAAGGAGGCCGCGGGCTGTTCCTGGTCGCCCGGACCTCCGAGCGCTGGGGCACCCGCTACACCGCCGAAGGAAAGATCATCTGGGCGGAGCAGCTCCTCCCCGGCGAAGGGGCCCCGCCACCGGACCTGGACGGCGAAGCACTGCTCGACCTCTTCCCTGACGACGAACTCCTCTGA
- a CDS encoding SHOCT domain-containing protein — protein sequence MPGLIRGVARTAVVAGTATAVSNRVSRRQQGRWAAQQAPQAPPPRPESESEGTEGSVSLEEMAAALRADPS from the coding sequence ATGCCAGGTCTCATCCGGGGGGTCGCGCGTACTGCCGTTGTCGCTGGAACGGCGACCGCCGTATCGAACCGTGTCTCACGCCGCCAGCAGGGACGATGGGCCGCCCAGCAGGCACCCCAGGCACCCCCGCCCCGGCCGGAGTCCGAGTCCGAAGGCACTGAGGGGTCGGTCTCCCTCGAAGAGATGGCTGCCGCGCTCCGCGCCGACCCGAGCTGA
- a CDS encoding DUF6325 family protein produces the protein MSDELEEVGPIDYLVVEFPGNRMTGEGFPLLVDLVDRGLIRILDLMFVRKEDDGSVTGMEIADLTGDGNRDLAVFEGASSGLLGQDDLEEAATALKPGSSAGILIYENLWAAPFATALRRAGARLVASDRIPVAAVIGALDAAEAAH, from the coding sequence GTGAGCGACGAACTCGAAGAAGTGGGCCCGATCGACTATCTGGTCGTTGAGTTCCCCGGGAACCGAATGACTGGTGAGGGGTTCCCTCTCCTGGTCGATCTCGTGGACCGCGGCCTGATCCGGATCCTCGACCTGATGTTCGTCAGGAAGGAGGATGACGGTTCCGTGACCGGCATGGAGATCGCCGACCTGACTGGTGACGGCAATCGCGACCTGGCCGTTTTCGAGGGCGCGTCCTCCGGCCTCCTGGGGCAGGACGACCTCGAGGAGGCGGCCACCGCGCTGAAGCCCGGGAGCTCCGCCGGCATCCTGATCTACGAGAACCTGTGGGCCGCTCCCTTCGCCACCGCCCTGCGCCGTGCCGGTGCCAGGTTGGTCGCCTCCGATCGGATCCCGGTGGCTGCCGTCATCGGCGCGCTCGACGCGGCTGAGGCTGCGCACTGA
- a CDS encoding DUF2252 domain-containing protein: MTENHRNGRGLRRHTPQERAALGKAARASVPRSSHAEFSPGPQRTDPLEIIEKQSATRLSELVPIRYGRMSESPFRFYRGAAAIMASDLADTPRTGLRAQLCGDAHMLNFRLLASPERRLMFDINDFDETLPGPWEWDVKRLAASLVIASRSNGFSTKERAEIVRATVRSYRESVRAFAGIGNLAVWYAQFDVAWVRGRFGADLSARGRERWAQAVAKARSHDTVQVFDKLTHVVAGERRIIPDPPLITPLEDLLPDERRGRLEQQISRLIERYGRTLQSDRRFLLEQYRVADMARKVVGVGSVGTRCWIVLLLGRDDEDPLFLQAKEADESVLAPHVGGGTYSTQGERVVSGQRLMQATSDIFLGWEQVEGIDGQRRDFYVRQLRDWKGVAVAEDMVPRGMRTFGALCGATLARAHARSGDRIAIAAYMGGGDSFDRALVTFAERYADQNERDHQALVDAISAGRLSAANA, from the coding sequence ATGACCGAGAACCACCGGAACGGGCGCGGGTTGCGGCGCCACACTCCGCAGGAGCGGGCCGCGCTGGGCAAGGCGGCGCGGGCCTCCGTGCCCCGCTCCAGCCACGCCGAGTTCTCTCCGGGGCCCCAGCGGACGGACCCGTTGGAGATCATCGAGAAGCAATCGGCGACACGGCTGTCCGAGCTCGTGCCGATCCGCTACGGAAGGATGTCCGAGTCGCCGTTCCGGTTCTACCGCGGGGCCGCCGCCATCATGGCGTCGGACCTCGCGGACACACCGCGGACGGGCCTGCGGGCCCAACTGTGCGGCGACGCTCACATGTTGAACTTCCGGCTGCTGGCCTCACCCGAGCGCCGGCTCATGTTCGACATCAACGACTTCGACGAGACGCTGCCGGGCCCATGGGAGTGGGACGTCAAGCGCCTGGCCGCCAGCCTCGTCATCGCCAGCCGTTCGAACGGCTTCAGCACCAAGGAGCGCGCCGAGATCGTACGGGCCACCGTGCGGTCCTATCGCGAGAGCGTGCGCGCCTTCGCCGGCATCGGCAACCTGGCTGTCTGGTACGCCCAGTTCGACGTGGCATGGGTACGGGGCCGGTTCGGGGCGGACCTGTCCGCGCGGGGCCGTGAACGCTGGGCGCAGGCCGTGGCGAAGGCGCGCTCGCACGACACCGTTCAGGTCTTCGACAAGCTCACCCACGTCGTCGCCGGCGAGCGCCGGATCATCCCCGATCCGCCGCTCATCACGCCCCTTGAGGACCTGCTGCCGGACGAACGGCGCGGTCGGCTGGAGCAGCAGATCAGCCGGCTGATCGAGCGCTACGGCAGGACCCTCCAGTCGGACCGGCGGTTCCTGCTGGAGCAGTACCGGGTGGCCGACATGGCGCGCAAGGTCGTGGGGGTCGGCAGTGTGGGCACCCGCTGCTGGATCGTGCTCCTGCTGGGACGGGACGACGAGGACCCGCTGTTCCTCCAGGCCAAGGAGGCAGACGAGTCGGTACTGGCGCCCCATGTCGGGGGCGGCACGTATTCGACACAGGGCGAGAGGGTCGTCTCCGGGCAGCGGCTGATGCAGGCCACCAGCGACATCTTCCTGGGCTGGGAACAGGTCGAGGGGATCGACGGCCAACGGCGGGACTTCTACGTGCGGCAGTTGCGGGACTGGAAGGGCGTCGCCGTGGCCGAGGACATGGTGCCGCGGGGCATGCGGACGTTCGGTGCTCTGTGCGGTGCGACGCTGGCCCGCGCCCACGCCAGGTCCGGCGACCGCATCGCCATCGCCGCCTATATGGGCGGCGGCGACTCCTTCGACCGGGCGCTGGTGACGTTCGCCGAGCGCTACGCCGATCAGAACGAGCGGGACCACCAGGCACTCGTCGACGCCATCAGCGCCGGAAGACTGTCGGCCGCGAACGCCTGA
- a CDS encoding sulfatase-like hydrolase/transferase, whose translation MAKPFKGKIALDIRDAQPDWAPYLAPKAPENAPNVLLIAWDDVGYGTMDCFGGPVRTPTMSRIADMGVRYSNFHTTALCSPTRASLLTGRNATSNGMATIAEFSSGFPGISTRIPFENGFISEVLGERGYNTYCVGKWHLTAGEEINMAAYKGSGLRSPILWPRDGRPSSTRCWANGRSTTKDGWPAPCTRR comes from the coding sequence ATGGCCAAGCCCTTCAAAGGGAAGATCGCCCTCGACATCCGTGACGCGCAGCCGGACTGGGCGCCGTACCTCGCGCCGAAGGCACCCGAGAACGCCCCGAACGTGCTCCTGATCGCGTGGGACGACGTCGGCTACGGGACGATGGACTGCTTCGGCGGTCCGGTGCGAACGCCGACGATGTCGCGGATCGCGGACATGGGGGTGCGCTACTCGAATTTCCACACCACGGCGCTGTGCTCCCCGACCAGGGCCTCGCTGCTGACCGGCAGGAACGCGACGTCGAACGGGATGGCGACGATCGCCGAGTTCAGCTCCGGCTTCCCCGGCATCTCGACCCGCATCCCGTTCGAGAACGGATTCATATCGGAGGTGCTGGGCGAGCGCGGCTACAACACGTACTGCGTCGGCAAGTGGCATCTCACCGCCGGCGAGGAAATCAACATGGCCGCGTACAAGGGTTCGGGGCTTCGCTCACCGATCCTGTGGCCCCGGGACGGCAGACCCAGTTCTACGCGATGCTGGGCCAACGGTCGATCTACCACGAAGGATGGCTGGCCTGCACCGTGCACCCGCCGCTGA
- a CDS encoding PP2C family protein-serine/threonine phosphatase: protein MRKPQIDYAAVFHALPGMVALLTPGLVYVDANEDFTRLAGRTREQLLGRYIFDVFPENPNDPAATGMRETRASMLRVVATGERDTMALLRYDIEDPGRPGHWVEHFWSPVNAPVVGPDGRVVLIVHRVEEITELIRARGGTGSDSSRARVLEAELYTRARELQEVNERLRGAHAREREVALALQEAMLPAPMPVGHHRAAVRYRPAVSALNVCGDWYDLVDLPGDRIAVAVGDVVGHGLGAACVMGQLRSALSAAARVTVGPAQALEALGLYACHVDGAESTTVVKAFIDWDTHTLTYSSAGHPPPALLHPDGTVIFLDQATDPPLGARPEHVPRPQASMAFAGGATLVMYTDGLIERRDEDIDVGLARLADSLIRHGKAHPEALADALLADLLPATGDTDDTALVIIRL from the coding sequence ATGAGGAAACCCCAGATCGACTACGCGGCGGTCTTCCACGCCCTGCCCGGAATGGTGGCCCTGCTCACTCCTGGCCTGGTGTACGTCGACGCCAACGAGGACTTCACCCGGCTGGCCGGGCGCACCCGCGAGCAACTTCTGGGCCGCTACATCTTCGACGTCTTTCCCGAGAACCCCAATGACCCGGCTGCGACCGGCATGCGGGAGACCCGGGCGTCGATGCTGCGCGTGGTGGCCACCGGCGAGCGCGACACCATGGCGCTGTTGCGCTACGACATCGAGGATCCCGGGCGGCCCGGCCACTGGGTGGAACACTTCTGGAGCCCCGTCAACGCGCCCGTGGTGGGCCCGGACGGGCGGGTGGTGCTGATCGTGCACCGGGTGGAGGAGATCACCGAACTCATCCGCGCCCGCGGCGGTACGGGCAGCGACAGCAGCCGGGCCCGCGTGCTGGAGGCGGAGCTCTACACCCGCGCCCGTGAACTCCAGGAGGTCAACGAACGTCTTCGGGGGGCTCATGCGCGCGAGCGCGAGGTCGCCCTGGCTCTGCAGGAGGCGATGCTGCCCGCCCCGATGCCGGTCGGGCACCACAGGGCAGCAGTCCGCTACCGGCCCGCCGTCAGCGCCCTGAACGTGTGCGGCGACTGGTACGACCTGGTCGACCTGCCTGGGGACCGCATCGCGGTCGCCGTAGGCGACGTGGTCGGCCATGGCCTGGGAGCTGCCTGCGTGATGGGGCAGCTGCGCAGCGCGTTGAGCGCGGCTGCCCGTGTCACCGTCGGCCCGGCCCAGGCCCTGGAAGCCCTCGGCCTGTATGCCTGCCACGTCGACGGTGCCGAGTCGACCACTGTGGTGAAGGCCTTCATCGACTGGGACACTCACACTCTGACGTACAGCAGCGCGGGCCATCCTCCGCCCGCTCTGCTCCACCCGGACGGCACCGTGATCTTCCTCGACCAGGCGACCGATCCGCCTCTCGGTGCGCGTCCCGAACACGTCCCGCGGCCGCAGGCCAGTATGGCCTTCGCCGGGGGAGCCACCCTGGTCATGTACACCGATGGTCTGATCGAGCGCCGCGACGAGGACATCGACGTCGGCCTGGCCCGCCTCGCGGACTCCCTCATCCGCCATGGGAAAGCCCACCCCGAGGCCCTGGCCGACGCGCTCCTGGCCGACCTGCTCCCAGCCACCGGTGACACCGACGACACGGCGCTGGTCATCATCCGCCTCTGA
- a CDS encoding CopG family transcriptional regulator — protein sequence MATKKVTVTIPEDLLDEIRAEAAERGMSAYVAEALRFKRDRDRLRELSDWLQEEHGPLTDEERATAFDELEDLDAEHERRRATGTHGAGEAA from the coding sequence ATGGCGACGAAGAAGGTAACGGTGACGATTCCCGAGGACCTCCTGGACGAGATCCGTGCGGAGGCGGCAGAACGGGGGATGTCGGCGTACGTCGCCGAGGCGCTGCGCTTCAAGCGCGACCGGGACCGGCTGCGGGAGCTGTCGGACTGGCTGCAGGAGGAACACGGTCCCCTCACCGACGAAGAGCGCGCCACAGCGTTCGACGAGTTGGAGGACCTCGACGCCGAGCATGAACGCCGGCGCGCCACCGGAACGCACGGCGCCGGAGAAGCCGCGTGA
- a CDS encoding type II toxin-antitoxin system VapC family toxin produces the protein MKKRSVEPGQRPLRVFVLDCEALSLAVRGNRKMIAWLDLAARGEAEVVTSPVTLAEAYDGRTTEQRWDWVLSRLEVADIGKDQARQARRLLADAKLHGHKYAIDAILAVVARQQKGQVTVFTSDVDDLERLVPESIVVKKV, from the coding sequence GTGAAGAAGCGGTCCGTTGAGCCCGGGCAGCGGCCACTGCGCGTCTTCGTACTCGACTGCGAAGCCCTGTCCCTGGCCGTGCGCGGCAACCGGAAGATGATCGCGTGGCTCGACCTCGCAGCACGGGGTGAAGCCGAGGTCGTCACGTCTCCGGTGACGCTGGCAGAGGCGTACGACGGCCGAACCACCGAGCAGCGCTGGGACTGGGTGCTTTCCCGGCTCGAAGTCGCTGACATCGGGAAGGACCAAGCCCGCCAGGCCCGCCGCCTGCTGGCGGACGCCAAGCTGCACGGCCACAAGTACGCGATCGACGCGATACTCGCCGTCGTCGCGCGTCAGCAGAAGGGGCAGGTCACCGTCTTCACCTCGGACGTGGACGACCTGGAGAGGCTGGTCCCGGAGTCGATCGTCGTCAAGAAGGTATGA
- a CDS encoding plasmid pRiA4b ORF-3 family protein, protein MRGEPKPGDAVLRILVELADVDDPRVWRQLLVPASIRLDRLHSVIQEAMGWQNCHMHAFTIDGVRYGRPDGELGFRDERTATLGALLKPGAHFVYTYDFGDSWEHLVTVEQFQTAAAGLHYPHCVDGAGACPPEDCGGAPGYSDLKVVLADPAHEEHHAMLVWLGLRSAREFTPDRFAPDEANTRLLHLAAP, encoded by the coding sequence ATGCGCGGCGAGCCCAAGCCCGGCGACGCGGTGTTGCGGATCCTCGTCGAGCTCGCCGACGTGGACGACCCCCGGGTTTGGCGGCAGCTGCTGGTGCCCGCCTCGATCCGCCTGGACCGGCTTCACTCCGTGATCCAGGAGGCAATGGGCTGGCAGAACTGCCACATGCACGCGTTCACCATCGACGGCGTCCGGTACGGCCGTCCCGACGGCGAACTCGGATTCCGTGACGAGCGCACCGCCACACTGGGCGCCCTGCTCAAGCCGGGTGCCCACTTCGTGTACACGTACGACTTCGGGGACTCCTGGGAGCACCTCGTCACCGTGGAGCAGTTCCAGACAGCCGCAGCCGGGCTTCACTATCCGCACTGCGTGGACGGTGCCGGGGCGTGCCCGCCCGAGGACTGCGGCGGCGCCCCCGGCTACAGCGATCTCAAAGTGGTCCTCGCCGACCCTGCGCATGAGGAACACCACGCCATGCTGGTGTGGCTCGGCCTTCGGTCCGCCAGGGAATTCACCCCTGACCGTTTCGCGCCGGACGAGGCCAACACGCGGCTGCTGCACCTCGCGGCACCATGA
- a CDS encoding DNA-binding protein → MARRKLSHEGTLVLDCEGLSKFVSDQEPVVALIAEARKRGMEVVISALTIIEAVHRRTDKARLAWVLSGVRIVHIGDEEAKAASAMLINAGLHGHKYAIDAAVAETALRQRRPVVMLTSDIDDMTKLCGDRVRLVAV, encoded by the coding sequence GTGGCCCGCCGCAAGCTGAGCCACGAAGGCACCCTCGTTCTCGACTGTGAGGGCCTGTCGAAGTTCGTCAGTGATCAGGAGCCCGTCGTCGCCCTCATCGCCGAAGCCCGCAAGCGGGGCATGGAGGTGGTCATCAGCGCACTCACCATCATCGAAGCGGTGCATCGCCGGACCGACAAGGCGCGGCTCGCCTGGGTCCTGTCCGGCGTGCGGATCGTGCACATCGGCGACGAGGAGGCCAAGGCCGCCTCAGCCATGCTGATCAACGCTGGGCTGCATGGTCACAAGTACGCCATCGACGCTGCCGTGGCCGAGACAGCGCTGCGTCAGCGCCGCCCGGTCGTCATGCTCACTTCGGACATCGACGACATGACGAAGCTCTGCGGCGACAGAGTGCGCCTCGTCGCCGTGTAG